In Gadus morhua chromosome 2, gadMor3.0, whole genome shotgun sequence, a single window of DNA contains:
- the LOC115533969 gene encoding interferon-induced protein 44-like: protein MNWGDREKELGWLNLFCLKKDTKKHLRILIYGPAGSGKSSFINSVDTVCQNRITCSAAASSFKGDTFTVTYKTYQIEKEGEGQYYPFVFNDVMGLESTNGVCEEDIKHAMQGHLKEGYKFNAASALRPSDEGYNKTPDINDKADILVCVVRADPDPMLKEVALAKMKCITKAARDYGIPQMAILTHIDEACPLVKESIQNVYKSEHMRMRMEVLQSLLGIPLTNIFPVKNYHEEIDLNADIDMLILRALRQIIQIANDHVKKGTKCRTE, encoded by the exons ATGAATTGGGG TGATAGAGAAAAGGAACTCGGGTGGCTGAATTTGTTCTGTCTGAAAAAGGACACCAAAAAGCATCTTCGGATTCTAATCTACGGCCCGGCTGGAAGTGGGAAATCCAGTTTCATTAATTCTGTTGACACTGTTTGTCAGAACAGGATAACCTGTTCTGCGGCAGCCTCCAGCTTCAAAGGCGACACCTTCACTGTCACG TACAAAACATATCAAATTGAAAAAGAGGGGGAAGGCCAATATTACCCGTTCGTCTTCAACGACGTCATGGGCTTGGAAAGCACCAATGGAGTCTGTGAGGAGGACATCAAACACGCCATGCAAGGACACCTGAAAGAGGGTTACAAG TTCAATGCTGCATCTGCATTGCGTCCGTCCGATGAAGGCTACAACAAGACACCTGATATAAATGACAAGGCAGACATACTGGTCTGTGTTGTTAGGGCGGACCCTGATCCTATGCTGAAAGAGGTTGCCCTTGCCAAGATGAAATGCATCACAAAAGCTGCCAGAGACTATG GGATTCCACAGATGGCCATTCTGACACATATTGATGAAGCCTGTCCACTCGTTAAAGAAAGCATTCAAAATGTCTACAAAAGCGAGCACATGAGGATGAGG ATGGAGGTCCTCCAAAGTCTGCTGGGAATTCCGTTAACCAACATCTTTCCTGTGAAGAACTACCATGAAGAAATTGACTTGAATGCTGACATTGATATGCTGATACTAAGAGCACTGAGACAAATTATTCAAATTGCAAACGACCATGTAAAAAAGGGCACAAAATGTAGGACTGAGTAA